One window from the genome of Variovorax sp. PAMC26660 encodes:
- a CDS encoding DUF3309 family protein, with the protein MSIGTILLVILILVLIGAFPSWPHSRSWGYGPSGILGVVLLVVIVLLLTGRI; encoded by the coding sequence ATGAGCATAGGCACCATTCTTTTAGTCATCCTGATTCTGGTTCTGATCGGGGCGTTTCCGTCATGGCCGCACAGTCGTAGTTGGGGTTACGGTCCGAGCGGAATTCTCGGCGTCGTCCTGCTGGTCGTGATCGTTCTGCTGCTGACGGGACGCATTTAG